In the Sphingobacterium sp. PCS056 genome, ATATCTTTGATGAATATATGACCTATGCTGTGTACTTGTTGTATTGCAAACATCACTATAAAGAAGCTGATTTTCAAAAAGCATTTACAGCAACAGTTGCAGTAATGAAGGATAGAGGTTTTACTAAAATGAAAGAATTTACGGATAAATTGTTAACCGTTTGTGCAGAAAATCCAGAAAAAAAGATCGAATATGTGTATCCAGACTTTTTGACCAAATTATAACCCTGGGAAATAGGAGAGAAATTTCTTATTAATAGTGATATCGTGTCTTGCGAGTGCACTTTTAGATTACTGGCCTGAAATAGCCTAAGATTTACAGTTGATCCTAAAAAGCTTGATATCTATTTTCAGGATGATAAGGAACTCGGTTAGGCTCAATTTCTTTCCACGATTTGTACTCGTAATCCGCACTTATTAATATATAATATGACCATCGCCAAAAACATAGTGGATTTATCCAGTAGAGCCGATATACCTGTTGATTCTTTTTCTCTGGATGGGTGTCTTTAATATATTGATCAATATACCATTGATCAATAGGCGAAGACTTAAAATCAAAGGTGTCATGCCAAGTAAAAGAAGCATCCCCATTGGAATATTTAAATAGTTCCCCATCAATACGATGACGTATGTATCCACTCACGAAAGGTAGATTACTCATGAAGCCTGCGATCAGGTATACATAGATAAATCGTAATAAGTATTTTTTAGTTTTCATATGAATTACAATTTGTGTAAACTGATGGGCTTAAAAATCTTGATATCTATTCTCAGGATTGTAAGGAACTCGGTTAGGCTCAATCTCTTTCCAAGATTTATAATCAAAATCTCTACTTGTTATGAGATAGTGAGACCATCGCCAAAAACATAATGGATTAATTCTGTAGAGCCTATATACCTGTTCATTCTTTGTATCTGGATGAAATTCAGTTATATAGCGATCGATTAACCGTTGGCTTATGGGCGAAAACTTAAAATCAAAGATTTCATGCAAAGTAAATGATGCATTTGCGTTAGAATATTTAAATAGATCTCCATCAAAACGATGAAGTAGGTAACTGTTCACAAATGGTAGATTACTAATAAAGCCTGCGATCAGGTATACATAGATAAATCTTAATAGATATTTTTTAGTTTTCATATGAATTGCAATTTGTACTACTAGCAGGTATGGGTAGTGATAAACTACCCAGACTTATTGAATTGTCATTAAATCGATTTGATCATGTTATAGTTTATAAAAGAAATAACTTCATATTTTTCATTCAAGAATAACTGTCTTTCCTATACAGTCGAACATCATTAAATCTACATTAGAATGAATGACACTAAATTAAGGGTAGTAAAACGATATCTCTTTGACAAAAGGCAAAAAATATAAATAGTTGAAAGAAGAGTAGTTTAAGCTTAGATCTTCGCTCGAATCCTGCTTAGGGTAGATTGCGTTATTCCTAAATAGGATGCGATGTAACCTAGGGGCACACGTCTTAGAATTTGAGGTTTTCTAAGGATCAATTCCTGATATCTTTCTTTTGCCGAAAGCATACGTAGCGCATTAGCTTTACTTTCGCTTTCGATATAATATTGCTCCGTGAGGTACCGTCCTATAACATTAAACTCCAGATGCTGCTGATAGAGATGGGAAAGTGCGGTATGCGTCAGTTCCAAGGTAACACAGTCCTCTAAAGCTTCAATGGCTTCAAAACTTTTTTGCTGACTATAAAAACTATATACTGATATGGCGAGTTCCCCTTCGGTCAGCAGCCAAGAGGTATGTTCCTCGCCATCATCATTCAGATAATAGGTCCTCACGCAACCCTGCAAGATAAAATATATCGATTTATTGACTTCGTTGAATTGCAATAAATGCGCTTTTTTGTTAAATGTAGTAAGCTTACTCTGCTGGCGAATGCTCTTTTCAAGCGCTTCACTCATGGGGTAAATACTATTAAAGATATGCAGAATCTGTACTTGCGCTTGGTCAAGATCAATTTTTGTCATGTTAAAAATTAAGGTCTATGATGCTCAATATCTATAAAAGCTATTCCTAAATATAAGGAAAGAATTGATTAATCAAAAATGATAGTCCTCAAGCTTCGTGGTTGATTTAAAAATCTGGATTTTCCATTTTAGGATTATGCATTGCTCTTGGAGATGCAATTTCTTTCCATGGTTTATAATCAATACCTGTTATCAAGTTATAATATATTAGAAGTTGGAAATCACTGTTGGTTTCTATGGTTGGATAAGTGATTTATTACATCAAAAAGGGAATACGTGCTATATTTTTTTCTTAATAAGCCTCCAAATCATTATTTCAATTTATAAGTGTATTAAAAACTTATTTCAAAATAAACTAGAGATCGAAGCTTCAATAGCAACTCTAAGATATACTTCTGGGACTGGATACCATCACCTACGTCTGTCGAGCTTGATAAAAGGCTGGAGAATCATGATAAGGAATTCATGGAATATCATCAGTAACTTATATGGAAATATCCATTTTTTTCCCATGATATCGGTCACCGGAATGGTCGCTGGCTTTGATTGGAATATAGACCAGATGGTGTCCAGTGGAGAAGTTTTGGTTTCGACTTTAATACATGATACAAATGGAGGTCGTGTTCAACCTCCATTTGTATTTAAAAAATAGGGGTGCATACATTACTGATGCACAAAAGGTATGAACCGTTGTAAAATCCGGTTCATCAGAAATACCTGCAAATTTTGAAGCTTGTCTTGTAGGAGACTGCCCTAGGTTTGCAGGCCAAACAGCGGCATGTAAATACGATGCCTATTTTGGGGGTAGCTGTGTATGGCACCTCTTATTTCCTAAGATTATTGCTGCTTCCCATTTAGCGGCTGGAACTTAGTAAATTTCCTAAGAACCACCCCATAAATTGATATTTGTTTGGATATCGGAACTATTTCTTTCCTTGTTCTTTAAATTTAGATGTTACGAAAAACCAAAGTAGCATTGTGTCCACCAAATCCAAAAGCGTTGCTCATCGCGGTTTTGATGATCTTTTCCATGGGTTTGTTTTTGACAATTTGAATAGTTTCTGGAATGTCCGTATCCAGTTCTTCAATATTGATGGTTGGCGGAATGATATTGTCAGTAATCGATTTTATAGCTAAAATAGCTTCAATTGCTCCAGCTGCTCCCAACAAATGGCCGGTCATGGATTTGGTGGCACTGACCCACAAATTTTTGGAACCTTTGAACGTTTTTTCTACGGCTTTTAGTTCTGCAATGTCGCCAACAGGTGTGGAGGTGGCGTGCAAATTTAAATAATCCAAATCCGAAAAATTGAGTTTTGCTTCTTCCATGGCAAGCTGCATGGCTTTTGCGGCTCCTATACCCTCAGGATGTGGCGATGTCATATGGTATGCATCTGCAGTCATGGACGCCCCCACCAATTCGGCATAAATTTTGGCTCCGCGCTTTTTGGCATGCTCATATTCTTCCAAAATCAACGCTCCAGCTCCTTCTCCCATCACAAAACCATCGCGATTTTTATCAAACGGACGACTGGCTGTTTTCGGGTCTTCATTTCTCGTGCTCATCGCTTTCATTGCAGCAAAACCACCTACCGAAGCTGCGGTAATGGGCGCTTCGGAACCACCGCTCACAAAGACTTTTGCTTTGCCCATGCGGATGTAATTAAACGCATCCATAATCGCTGTATTGGCTGTGGCGCAAGCTGAGACCGTGGTATAATTGATACCCTGTAAACCAAATTTCATCGAAATCATTCCTGAAGCCATATTAACAATCAATCTGGGCACAAAAAATGGGCTGAATCGGGGGATATAATTCCCAGTTACGTAATTTTCAACTTCTGTTTCAAAAGTTTCCATTCCGCCTTGTCCTACTCCCCAAATCACGCCAATGTCGAATGGATCGATGATGGAAATATCTAAACCCGAATCTTCCAAAGCTTGCGAGGCACTGTATAAGGCGTACTGCGTAAATAAATCGCTTCGTTTTATTTCGTTACGATCCAAGTATTTTTGGGGCTCAAAATCTTTTATTTCGGATGCAATTTGGGTGCGAAATTTGGACGCATCAAAACGGGAAATAATGCCCGTATTGTTTTTTCCTTCCAGGCTGTTTTTCCAAAAGGTGTCTACATCATTTCCCAATGGATTGATGGTACCTAAACCTGTTATGACAACTCGTTTCATGTATTTTTTTTTATTTCAGTTTTAAATAAATTGGAAGAACCTTTGGCAATTAATCTCGTCTTATCGGCATTCCAAATCTCACATTCTGCGTTGATGAATTGCCTTCCTTTCTTGATAATAAGCGTTTTTGCGATGATGGTCTCCCCTGATTTTGCGGTTGAAAAATAATCAATCACATTGTTGATGGTGGTGTAAAAATATGCTTCATTTAAAGAAAACATGGTAGCACCCAAAACGTCATCAACAATAGCTGCAGTTACACCGCCGTGCAGATTTCCAATGGGATTGAGCCACTCGGGGCGAATCCGGTATTCAAATTCTAATGCACCCGTTTCTACACTTTTCACAATAGGATTTAACCAATGCATAAATGGGGATGGCGATGCCGTAAACTCTTGACCGATACAGGATTTCATTATTTCTAATGGACTCATATTATATATTTTCTAAGTGTTCTTTCTGATGCTTCCTTAAAATCAAGCTGTGTTAATGGTACTCATCTCAAAAAGATTGGATGGTTAATGGTCAACATACCGATGGATATATTGTTTGTCCAGTTTTTTAGATGACGATTTCATCATTGATAATTTTTACAATCCGATCTAAAGCCCAATATAAATTTTGGGGTGCATTCGTTACTTTTGAAAGCAAAATTCCGCCTTCAATCAACATTAAAAAGGTGGTTGCGTATTCTTTTGAATTGATATCTGGACGAAATTCATGTTGTTCTATTCCCAATTCAATCATATGCTCCAATCTTTTAGTCCAACTGGCAAAAGCATCTTGAACGGCAGAGGTCATAAATGGCAGCGCATCGTCTGTTTCGATAGCCGCATTTAACATGGGACAACCGCCGGTTTCGGAAATAGCAAACCAGTTGTTTCGATAAAATTGGGTATATGCAATGAGTTTATCGTAGGCGCTGGTTTCCAAGGAAACAGCGCGATCAGCATTCTTCGCTAATTCCGCTGAACTATATTTGAATACAGCAATCATGACCTCTTCTTTATTTTCAAAGTTGCCATAAATACTACCTTTTGTCAAGCCGGTAGCAGTGGTCATATCTGATAAAGAAGTTCCGGCAAATCCATTTTTATTAAAAAGTACAGCCGTTTTTTCGATGATGAATTGCCGAGTTTGTTCTGCTTTTGACATTATTTTTTAAAAATATTTTTTAGTCATGATTGAACAAAGATACGATTATATACCGAACGGTATATATTTTTATGAGATTTATAATTTAAACCTCGTACGGTTAGCTGGTATTGGTTTAGTGTATTTATAATCTTCATCTTGCTAATGGTTGGCAGGATGATGAAAAAAGGTCGAGCACTACCAACTTTACTCCAATCATCAGGGAAATTTTTTACTTACAGAAATGTTTTAAATGCTTTTTTTGTGCATTGGTCGATCGTAATTTAGTATTGTTGATCAACACAGCAGTCATCCGAAAAGGCTTATCAAATAGAGTAGGAGTAATTCTTTTATAAACAAAATATGAATAATTTAGAATTAAAAACGATCGGCGTCCAAGAAATGGATATGAACGAAATGGTACAGGTTGATGGAGGTATAATTCCTGTACTTGCTCTAGGTTTTGCTGCAGGAACTTTTTCTTTGGCTTTAGGTTATTATGCTGGTAAAGCATTATATTATGCAACTCATTAATTATAAAGTTATGATGGATTATCAATTTAAAGAATTATCTTTTGAGGAACAAAAAGATACCAATGGTGGTGGGCTTATTCCATTAATTCTATTGGCAATGTATGTTGGATATAAAGATGCTGAGGCCGCCAATAAATAAGTAATATTGAACACTAAAAAACTGGATTGGGAAAATGGTTAATAGGGGTCTGAAAATATTTTTTCTGTTGTCCCCATTTTAATTTCTCTATTACGGCTGATACTTTTATTAGCTTAGTAATTAAAGTTTTGTAGTTTTTAAATTTAGTTTATTCAACATTAGATTGACAACTTTAGATCTAGTGTTGAATAAACTTTTATATTCTAAAAATACACAAAAATATGCTGTAGTATTTGCTGCAACGCACGCTAGGATGATACTAGATCTCAAAGTAATCTCAATGACCTATGATAGGTGTCTTGCTGTATAGATCGTTAATTTAGACTCCTATGTCGGATAGATAATCCTAAATAATCCTGCCGTAACATTCTCCTGGATAAGCTTCACTATAATCTTCAAATAACTTCGTGATTCTGACAGTACTGCCTATTTTAATGTGGATTTGATTTTCCTTATTCCTACAAGTAGGTATTGATATACTAAACCAAAAATGTTTTCTCCGGTAAAATCACTGGCCAGTGATGGTGGTAAAAGTTCGTAAATACTGATACCAAAATACTCGGCAATTTTGTAGACCTGATCTACTTTTACTTTTGTTTCATTCCTTTCAATTTTTGAATACGCGGCTTGCGACATCTCCAGATGATAAGCAACTGCTTCTTGCGATATTTTGAGCGTTTCTCTCTTCTCCCTAATGAAAGTTCCAATCTTATGTTTTGACATAACTTATATTAAAATTTCCAATAGACAAATTTAAGAATATAACTTGAGGTTATAAAATTTACATGTGTTAAAACTGTAGGTTGTAGTTTAAAACCTGTGGTTGTGGTTTAGTGTGCTCTATTTCAGGAGTTTTGAGAGGTAATAAAATCAACAATCATGGAAGAAAAATTAAACAATAGTCATGTGGTGGCACTAAGTCCAGAGGAAACAAGAGAAATAAATGCGGGCAGTCAGCGAAGGGGCGAGAAGCTTAATAATTGGTTTGAAAAGATGTGGATGTTATTTACAAGCTAATCATTTAACTGAGAATCGCAGTAAAGATTTCTAATCCAGCTTGAGGCCGTACAATCTGTGCTAGAAGGGTTGCAATAAGATAGGCTGATAGATGTAAATATTTATTAATCGAACTATTTTTAATCTGAGCTAATTATAATAAGATCAATAATCAGAAGATCCAACTTTGCATGGTACTATTTCGTTCCAATTTGTGGTGAAATAGTGGTGTTCGTATCATAAAAACCTCCTGAAATACTCGATTCAGGAGGTTTTATTTCTAATATGAGAATGCAATAATTCTGATGGGCTATCTGTATCAATCGCCTATAAAACTTCGAAAAGGTCCTTATATTTTACTGTCGTACCATTTAATTTCATTTCAATCGCGGATTTTCCTTTTGGCGCAAAGGCTGGAATAATAAAACGAATTTCATCAGTGCTTCGATAGATACTATTGGCATATGCTCCTCCTAGAGTGGTTTGTATGTAGAGCAATCCCTTACCTTTAATGGTTACAACATCTCCTGGATAGCCCTTGAGTGGTGATATGTTATCGACCTGAAAATCGTGTATATACAGCTTTTGCTTTTTAGGGGCATAATAACTTTCATTGTAATTGATATTTACACCATATCCTATCTGAATTTCTGTTTCTCCGATGACGTAGCCCGGAATGATGAAAGATATTTGACCATTTTGAGCGATAGCACCTTCTCCGATCCCATTTCCGATAATGGAATATCCGTGACCATCAATAAAATTACCGGTTATTGTAAATGGCTCGCCGACATATCGTGTTGTATTGGCAGGTGTATCCCATTTCAAGTTTCTAACTTCCACTTGCTCTGTACTAGTTACGCTATAAAAAGGACTGCTGTAACTAAAATTGTAAACACCATCTGGAATATTACGCACAGTAAATGATTGAGTTTCATAAGAACTGTTAAAATAATGCGGTAAGCTATGTTTGCCTAGATAATACTTGGGTTGATCGGGATTCATAATGTAGGTGTACAGATCGATACCGTTTATATTCATTAAAGAGGGAGAATGAATGACCTTTCTTTCAAAGTGGATATTACTGCCAAGGGGCTTGATCAGTTCTATGGAATCTTTGAAGACGACCGAGTCTTTTCCATTGTAATAACCCAATTGAAATTTAGATCCTTTTAGCCCTTCGATCTCATGAAGATAAATCTGTGATCTGTATTCTATTTTTTTTCCATTGATCAGGATATAAAATGGGGCAGAAAATGGTATTGCATCTCCATTTACCGCTATCCCGGTGAGTTGTATAGGTTCGTTGAGATAGATCTTAGTTTGTGCAGGCGGATTTAACGAGCCCAAGATCTGAATACTGGCGACTTCTCTATTGGTTTGATAGCCCGATTGATCCCTGATCTGCAAGAAAATAGATACAGTATTGCCATGATAGAATTTGCCCGACTTTGGCAAGGTAAAGGTAAGGCTTTTACGGTCGCTAGAAACTTGAAAAGGTAGCTGGACCTCCTGTTGGTATTGATGTTGATAATACATCTTAATGTTTTCCGTGAGAAATTGGAAATCGCCGGTAACGGTTATTTTATCGTTATTGGGAACTAATTTTAGCTGTAAAAGATCTATTTTAATTCCATCTACTTCAAAAATATTACTTTCGCCACGATAGAATCCGTTTTTAGTTTTGACATATAGTGTATAACGATAACGATCGCCTAATTCGAAATTGCTGCTATGTTGATACTGCAATGTGACCTCACCGACGGAAACTTTGCTTCCAATGCTGACGACAATTTCTTTTTCATTTTCTTTTATCTTTTGGATTATAAATCCATAATCTTCCACCGGCATTCCATTTAATCGAGAAATATTCCCTTTTAAAGTAACCGTTTTTCCTGCCAAGTTACTAAAAGAGGTTGTTTTCAATTGTACAGGGCTGTAGTCAATAGGCTCAATGACTTCTTTTTCTTTACATCCAATAAGTATCCCCAGACAGAATATAGGAATCCAGAATAAGAAAATTTTAGCTATAGATTTTGTTTTCATAATAATTTCTCTTTTTCGATTAATAGATTTCAAGATATTCTGTAGCTGAAACTGTATTGTCGAAATCGAAAGCAGTATCACTAATGTTTATTCTGTATTTACCTTTTGGTAAGTCATCCGGTATTTTAAATTGTATTTTGTTGTTTTGAGATAGGGTATGACGGACTTCAACATCAGCAATTTGTGCTTTGTAGCCATTCATTCCATTACCTTCAATTGTAATTAGACTTCCACTTTTAGCGCGTAGAGGATATATAGAATTAATAATTGTGCGCTTGATCTCCAAAGATACGGTATTGGATGGTCTTGTCGATCCGATCTCACTAAAATGCTGCACTTTGACTTGATAATTTCCTGCTTTCATCAATGGGATTTCAAAAGTTATTTCACCGTTAGTGGTGCAACTTGAATAGGCAGCAGATGTTTTATCTATTTCTAATGTATAAGATCTGCCCTTGATAAATAAACCTTTCAAGGTTATGATATCTCCGGTATAACTTGCACTGGGGCTGATTGAAGAAATATTTACTTTTCTTACTTTAATCTTGTTGTTGCTTTTATAGCTGAAGTGGTAATTGGTCATTTCCATTGGATATTCACCATCTGGAAGGTCGCCTATACTCAATTCTCCTTTTTTAGAAGCACTGCCTTCTTGCAAGTAATAGGCACGTTTATCTCCTACAGTGACATAACCATAGAAATTAAATTTGGCAGGATCTGGTCCTGACACTTCAAATGTTGTCCCGGGATGCACATAATCGGGTTTTACAATAAAATCATTGGGATCTGGCTCAATAAGATTTAGGGGCTGTGGAAAAGTGACCGTATCTCGTCCATTGGTATAACCCATAGGGAAAGACTTGCCTTTTTGATGGAGGATAAAATCAGAAATGCGTAAGTATTCCGAATGTTTTAAAAAAACATTTCCGATAAATACCTGCAATCCATTGTTATCATAATAATTTTTTGTTGTATATGGTAAATTAACAACATCATTAAAGTAATAACTGTAAGTGGATGGTAACGATAATTTTGCAACTATAAAGGCATTTGCGACGATGGCAGCCAACTGTGGTCCTTTTTGATCCTTGCTAACCAGTCTGAATGTGACATTGTTTCCCTGCTCTAATCCTTCGGGAATTTGAAAACGTATGCTTTTTCCTGCATTAATAATTTCAAAGGGTATCTTAAATTCTTCGTAAGTATAATAGGAATATACCAGGTCGTAATTATTTTCGATATTGGTAAACTCTCCATCGACGGTTACGGTTTCGCCAATGGCCATTATGAGATTATCTTTCGCCTGCACTTTGAGGTTACTTACCACAAATTGATTTAATTTACTGGTGTAAATTCCCTTTTTTGTATTTATAAAATATTTATACAGGAAATATGTACCCTCTTTATAAATCTCTGGATCAGGAACTTTAAACGTGATTCGGCCTGCTTTTAAAGGTGTTGATATGGAATATTCTTTTTTAATGTAAGTCTCTCCGCTTATCCCATCGACTATAAAACCATGCGATTGGATCGAATCACTATTGTTTAAATACCTGACTTCGGCGGAGAAGATCAGATTATTGCTAGTATTGCTTTCTGGTGACAAAATGACTACTTCTGTTGCGTTTGTATCTGGAGGGACAATGATCACTTCCTTTGCGCAGGAAAACAATAAAAATGTTAGAACACAACATATATAATGTCTAGTTCTTAACTTGCTTAAGGGACTATTTAAATTGGAAAAATTCATTAGATTATTATATAGGCTAAATCTGATGCGCGAA is a window encoding:
- a CDS encoding PaaI family thioesterase → MSPLEIMKSCIGQEFTASPSPFMHWLNPIVKSVETGALEFEYRIRPEWLNPIGNLHGGVTAAIVDDVLGATMFSLNEAYFYTTINNVIDYFSTAKSGETIIAKTLIIKKGRQFINAECEIWNADKTRLIAKGSSNLFKTEIKKNT
- the fabF gene encoding beta-ketoacyl-ACP synthase II produces the protein MKRVVITGLGTINPLGNDVDTFWKNSLEGKNNTGIISRFDASKFRTQIASEIKDFEPQKYLDRNEIKRSDLFTQYALYSASQALEDSGLDISIIDPFDIGVIWGVGQGGMETFETEVENYVTGNYIPRFSPFFVPRLIVNMASGMISMKFGLQGINYTTVSACATANTAIMDAFNYIRMGKAKVFVSGGSEAPITAASVGGFAAMKAMSTRNEDPKTASRPFDKNRDGFVMGEGAGALILEEYEHAKKRGAKIYAELVGASMTADAYHMTSPHPEGIGAAKAMQLAMEEAKLNFSDLDYLNLHATSTPVGDIAELKAVEKTFKGSKNLWVSATKSMTGHLLGAAGAIEAILAIKSITDNIIPPTINIEELDTDIPETIQIVKNKPMEKIIKTAMSNAFGFGGHNATLVFRNI
- a CDS encoding IPT/TIG domain-containing protein; this translates as MKTKSIAKIFLFWIPIFCLGILIGCKEKEVIEPIDYSPVQLKTTSFSNLAGKTVTLKGNISRLNGMPVEDYGFIIQKIKENEKEIVVSIGSKVSVGEVTLQYQHSSNFELGDRYRYTLYVKTKNGFYRGESNIFEVDGIKIDLLQLKLVPNNDKITVTGDFQFLTENIKMYYQHQYQQEVQLPFQVSSDRKSLTFTLPKSGKFYHGNTVSIFLQIRDQSGYQTNREVASIQILGSLNPPAQTKIYLNEPIQLTGIAVNGDAIPFSAPFYILINGKKIEYRSQIYLHEIEGLKGSKFQLGYYNGKDSVVFKDSIELIKPLGSNIHFERKVIHSPSLMNINGIDLYTYIMNPDQPKYYLGKHSLPHYFNSSYETQSFTVRNIPDGVYNFSYSSPFYSVTSTEQVEVRNLKWDTPANTTRYVGEPFTITGNFIDGHGYSIIGNGIGEGAIAQNGQISFIIPGYVIGETEIQIGYGVNINYNESYYAPKKQKLYIHDFQVDNISPLKGYPGDVVTIKGKGLLYIQTTLGGAYANSIYRSTDEIRFIIPAFAPKGKSAIEMKLNGTTVKYKDLFEVL
- a CDS encoding helix-turn-helix domain-containing protein — translated: MSKHKIGTFIREKRETLKISQEAVAYHLEMSQAAYSKIERNETKVKVDQVYKIAEYFGISIYELLPPSLASDFTGENIFGLVYQYLLVGIRKIKSTLK
- a CDS encoding class IIb bacteriocin, lactobin A/cerein 7B family → MNNLELKTIGVQEMDMNEMVQVDGGIIPVLALGFAAGTFSLALGYYAGKALYYATH
- a CDS encoding Crp/Fnr family transcriptional regulator, with the translated sequence MTKIDLDQAQVQILHIFNSIYPMSEALEKSIRQQSKLTTFNKKAHLLQFNEVNKSIYFILQGCVRTYYLNDDGEEHTSWLLTEGELAISVYSFYSQQKSFEAIEALEDCVTLELTHTALSHLYQQHLEFNVIGRYLTEQYYIESESKANALRMLSAKERYQELILRKPQILRRVPLGYIASYLGITQSTLSRIRAKI
- a CDS encoding IPT/TIG domain-containing protein → MNFSNLNSPLSKLRTRHYICCVLTFLLFSCAKEVIIVPPDTNATEVVILSPESNTSNNLIFSAEVRYLNNSDSIQSHGFIVDGISGETYIKKEYSISTPLKAGRITFKVPDPEIYKEGTYFLYKYFINTKKGIYTSKLNQFVVSNLKVQAKDNLIMAIGETVTVDGEFTNIENNYDLVYSYYTYEEFKIPFEIINAGKSIRFQIPEGLEQGNNVTFRLVSKDQKGPQLAAIVANAFIVAKLSLPSTYSYYFNDVVNLPYTTKNYYDNNGLQVFIGNVFLKHSEYLRISDFILHQKGKSFPMGYTNGRDTVTFPQPLNLIEPDPNDFIVKPDYVHPGTTFEVSGPDPAKFNFYGYVTVGDKRAYYLQEGSASKKGELSIGDLPDGEYPMEMTNYHFSYKSNNKIKVRKVNISSISPSASYTGDIITLKGLFIKGRSYTLEIDKTSAAYSSCTTNGEITFEIPLMKAGNYQVKVQHFSEIGSTRPSNTVSLEIKRTIINSIYPLRAKSGSLITIEGNGMNGYKAQIADVEVRHTLSQNNKIQFKIPDDLPKGKYRINISDTAFDFDNTVSATEYLEIY
- a CDS encoding TetR/AcrR family transcriptional regulator, producing the protein MSKAEQTRQFIIEKTAVLFNKNGFAGTSLSDMTTATGLTKGSIYGNFENKEEVMIAVFKYSSAELAKNADRAVSLETSAYDKLIAYTQFYRNNWFAISETGGCPMLNAAIETDDALPFMTSAVQDAFASWTKRLEHMIELGIEQHEFRPDINSKEYATTFLMLIEGGILLSKVTNAPQNLYWALDRIVKIINDEIVI